GAACGGTCTGCCCACGCACCTGCACAAGCTGGCAGTTGTAGCCGAGGTCCTCGTCTCCGAAGTTCAGGTCACGGCAGAAATAGCCGCCCTTCCATGACCAATCCCCGACAACCGGTTTGCCGAAGGCGCGCCCGGCGATCTGCCCGCCCGGCGTGACGGTCAGTTTCACACCCAATCGGGTCAGTTTCCTGCCTTCGACAAGGCTGACGAAGCCTGAACGGCTGTCGACATCGCGAAATCCCTCGGCAGCGGCAGGTGCGGCCGTTGCGATCAGGCCGGCAAGGGCGGTTGTGCAGACAAAGCGCATTCGACAACTCCGGAATGTTCCCTCGCGGAGGGATACGTTCCGCGCGCCGATCCGGATGACTTCTGCCCGCAGACCGCCCCTGCCGCCCTTGGGACACGTGGGTTTAGCGCCGCACCCGCGGCCCGCGCGTCAGCCCTGCACCTTGCGGCGAACGATCAGCGACCCCAGCCCGGTCAAGAGCAGCGCGGCCGACAGCGGGACGGGAACCCGCGAGACCTCTTCAACCACGAAGTCGTCCATGATCGCGAAGGTGGATTCCGGCACCGTGATCAGCAGACCGGTAAGATTGTCAAAACCGGAAAAGGTAACCACTTGCGCGCCGGGATCGTTCACAACGGGCTCTGTCAGTGTCCGGGTAATCTGCCCGCCTCCCGCAAGCCAGCCTTCGAAAGTCACCCCGCCGAAGAAACCGGAACTGACGGCGATCCGCACGGAGCTGAAGTCGAATGTGCCGCCTTCGACATAAAGCAGCAGTTCCCCATCGCTTTGCAGGCTGAGAACCCGCCCCCCGTCGCGCGCGAAGCCATTGAAATTGGTGTTCGACGACTGGTCGACCGCCGTGATGAACGTTTCCGAAGGCGTGTAGGATCCGAAAACGAAACCGTCCTCGTCATAATACTGAAACCTCGGAAGCTCGCTTGGTCCCTGCCCGAAATCAAGGACAGTGGCGGACGCTACGGACGACGAAAGTGCGAAGGCACATGCAGCTATGAAAGACAGGCGCATCTGAAATTAACTCCCCCTAGAACCATTACAACTTCGGATGCGACCACATCGCCCGGGACCTGTCAACAAAAGACAGCCACGCCATATCGGGCACCGGGGCAGCGCCCTGTTGCGGCATGCAGACGACGACGCCCGCAAGAATTTTGCGCAAATAATCGACGCGCTTGGCTGCCCTAGCAGGCTGCTAGAGAACTGGAAATCCCGTCATCGCAATACAAAACCGTTCGTTGTGAGCAATGATCGAGCAAGGCAACAAGAGCCGCGCCCGGACCAGCGCCGGGACGATGTTCCGAACGCTCTCGACCTCAGGTGCATGCCCTGTGCTTTTGCAGCAGTCCGCTAGAGGCCCAGCACATCCACCATGTCATATTCGCCGGGCTTCTGATCTTGCCCCCAAAGCGCGGCCTTGACCGCGCCGCGGGCAAAGATCGCGCGGTCGGTCGCGATGTGGCGCAGCACGATCCGCTCGCCTTCGCCGGCGAAGATCACGTCATGTTCACCCACCACATCGCCGCCCCGGATGGCAGAGAAGCCAATGGCCCCCCGCACCCGTTCGCCGGTGATCCCGTCCCGGCCACGATCCGCCACTTCATCCAGCGCGACGCCGCGCCCCTCCGCCGCGGCCTCTCCCAACATCAGCGCGGTGCCCGACGGCGCGTCGACCTTGTGGCGATGATGCGCCTCGACAACCTCGATATCGAAATCCTCGTCCAGCGCGGCGGCCACCTTGCGCGCCAGTTGCGCCAGCAGGTTCACCCCAAGGCTCATATTGCCGGCCCGCACGATCACCGCATGGCGCGCGGCGGCCTTGAGCTTTTGCAACTGCTCCGCGGAAAAGCCGGTGGTGCCGATCACATGCACGGCGCGGGCCTGCGCGGTCAGCGTGGCGGTGGCCACCGTTGCCTCGGGCGTTGTGAAATCGATCACGGCCTGCGCCTGGGCGATCACCTCGATGGCGTCGTCGGTGACCTTCAGCCCCATATGCGGGCCGCCCATCGCCTCGCCCAGATCGCGGCCGACCCACGGGTGCCCTGCGCGTTCGACGGCACCGACAAGCCGGGCATGCCCGCCCTTGACGACGGTCTGCACCAGCATCCGGCCCATGCGGCCCGACACGCCCATGATCACGATCCCCGGCAGATTGACCATCGTTCTCTCCTTGCAAGATGTCGCCCGTGTCTAACCCCAAGCGCGAGGCTTGGCAAAGGTCCCGCTTGTGCAAACGGCGCCCATGACCTAGATGCACGGCATGTCCAGATCGTCAGCCCCCTCCCAGCGTCAGCTTCGCGTCGGCGAGCTTATCCGTCGTACCTTGTCCGAGGTTCTGGCCCGCGGCGACGTGCACGACCCGGAGTTGAACCGGATGTCGATCACCGTGGGCGAGGTCCGCACCTCTCCCGACCTCAAGGTCGCCACGGCGTTCATCCTGCCGCTTGGCGGACGCGGGGCCGAGGACGCGCTGGAGGCGCTGCGCCGCAACAAGGGCGAATTGCGCCGGATGGTGTCGAAGAAGCTGACCCTGAAATTCTCGCCGGAATTGCGCTTTGCGCTGGACCAGACCTTCGACCAGATGGATGAAACCCGCCGCCTGTTGGCACAGGATGACGTGGCGCGCGACCTTGCCGATCCGGAAGCGGATGGGG
The genomic region above belongs to Rhodovulum sp. P5 and contains:
- a CDS encoding dihydrodipicolinate reductase, giving the protein MRFVCTTALAGLIATAAPAAAEGFRDVDSRSGFVSLVEGRKLTRLGVKLTVTPGGQIAGRAFGKPVVGDWSWKGGYFCRDLNFGDEDLGYNCQLVQVRGQTVRFTSDRGAGRHADLRLN
- the dapB gene encoding 4-hydroxy-tetrahydrodipicolinate reductase, encoding MVNLPGIVIMGVSGRMGRMLVQTVVKGGHARLVGAVERAGHPWVGRDLGEAMGGPHMGLKVTDDAIEVIAQAQAVIDFTTPEATVATATLTAQARAVHVIGTTGFSAEQLQKLKAAARHAVIVRAGNMSLGVNLLAQLARKVAAALDEDFDIEVVEAHHRHKVDAPSGTALMLGEAAAEGRGVALDEVADRGRDGITGERVRGAIGFSAIRGGDVVGEHDVIFAGEGERIVLRHIATDRAIFARGAVKAALWGQDQKPGEYDMVDVLGL
- the rbfA gene encoding 30S ribosome-binding factor RbfA; this encodes MHGMSRSSAPSQRQLRVGELIRRTLSEVLARGDVHDPELNRMSITVGEVRTSPDLKVATAFILPLGGRGAEDALEALRRNKGELRRMVSKKLTLKFSPELRFALDQTFDQMDETRRLLAQDDVARDLADPEADGA